The following nucleotide sequence is from Roseivirga sp. BDSF3-8.
GCGTCATCTGAGCCTGCAGTTTGAGTGTTCTCATATAATGGTAAGTTAATGAATGAATTTTGAAGGATAGAAGGAATAATTAATAGAGTAATTGAATTATAGATTAATTGAATGATGGAATTTGGCACTTGTTCCGGTATAGGGAAACGTAATTACAGGCACGTGTAGGGACGCGATTCATCGCGACTTGTGGCGAATAGCAGACAATTGAATTGAAAAATAGCCTCCTTCTATACGTGTGGGGCTCATTAAGCCAACCAAGTACAATTGGCCGACGGATCCCGGCTCTCGTTCCTCGGCCGGGAATAGCACTTTAAGTTAACGGGTACAGAATTATTGATTAATAGAATTATTGAAACACCCCGTAGAGGCGTACTGTGGGGATGCCATGGTACGATTTATCGCGGCTTGTCCCGGATTGCAGAAAGGTTACTAATGAGTGAATATTGAATGAGAGAATGGGTGAATGATAGAGTTACAGAGTAATTGAATTACAGATTAATTGAAATGATGGAATTTGGCACTTGTTCCGGTATAGGGAAACGTAATTACAGGCACGTGTAGGGACGCGATTCATCGCGACTTGTGGCGAATAGCAGACAATTGAATTAAAAATAGCCTCCTGCTATACTCGCGGGATCTCATTAAGCCAGCCAAGTACGATTTGTCGACAGATTCCGGCTCTCGTTCCCCGGCCGGGAATAGTGCGTTAGGTTAGCGGGTACATGGTAATGACTACCTTGTCATTATACTATAAAAACCGTGGGATTATTGGTACAAAGGGCTCAAAGCGGATATCATACCCGGATTTATTCATTTCCTGAAAGTAATCATGCACGATAGCCATCTGTTGCCTGTTTTCGAGAATAAAGGTTATCTCAGATATGGCCCGTTTGTCCCTGACAAGCGTAATACTATTTCCACTCCCCTCCCTTACATACTTCCCGTGGACCTCTCCCTTTATATACTGAGCGTCGACATATATTTGAGCGTCGGCACCAGGCTTCAGATCAAACAGGCCTTGCTCCAGGTTTAATTCTCCCGTTATTTTAAAAAACTTCTTCAGTGCCCAATCATTTTTGATCGACAATAATATTATTGACACAATACCTGCAGCTATAAGAATCAGTACACCTACCACCAGATACATAGGAACGTTTAAATCTATCTGCTTAAAGATGCCTAGTATTAGAAAGCCTAAAAATGCTCCGTACGCAAAAGCCGATAGGATTTTGGCTAGTCGACTAGATCCTCTGTATGTCTTTATGGGTATTGAATGCCTTGTCATTTGTACAGGTAAAAATAGTAAAACCTACCCAACGGATTAGCACACCCTGGCGCAGGTATTCCTTTTGCCCGACCCTGACTGTCCTCTTCTTTACGCTAAGTCGCTAAAGGCGTACGTTTGAATTTTGTGCTCTGCCCTTGGCTAGGAATGCTCTTGTGCCCCCGGCAACAGGCGGTACGGTCAACACATTAAGCCTCTCTGCTGGCACACTACCATCCACATCCACCCAACGAAGGATGAAAAAATTACGATTGAACAAAATATTGTGTAATTTCGTACTTTAGTTACAAATGAGAGCGGCTCTCCATATTATATTATCCTGCTACCTGCTGATTATTTCGGCGGGGGTGCCTTTCTATAGCCATGTCTGTATGGGTGAGCTGAAGGAGCACACGGTAGTGGTGGGTGAGCTGGATATGAAGCCTTGCTGCAGCAGTATGGGCGAGCGGTCCGGCTGCTGTGACCATGAGGTGACACTGGAAAAGACCCAGGAGCAGCAGACTTTCTCATTTGGTTTTCAGCTAGCGCCTGCCACCCTGGTAGCTGTTATCGATCACTTTACTCCCTATGCCCCGCTGGCCGAAACCGGCCTGAACGAGGGCTACCCTACGGACACTTCCCCTCCCCGATCGGGACCGGCGCTGTCCATCCTTTTCCAAAACTTCCGCTGTTAAGCATAACATAGCTTGTTATCCGCACCTTATAAGGTTGCGGCATGGTCCCTTTGTGTCCATTTCACACGCTATTTGTTATGCTCAATTCATTTATAAGGTTCTTTTTACATAATAAGCTGGTCACCGTGATCATACTGGTTGCGCTTACCGGCTGGGGGCTGTCCACGGCTCCCTTCACGTGGCCGCTGGAGTGGCTGCCGCGCGACCCGGTGCCGGTAGATGCTATTCCTAACATCGGGGAAAACCAGCAGATCGTATTCACTGAGTGGCCCGGCCGCAGTCCGCAGGATGTGGATGACCAGATCACCTATCCCCTTACTACGGCCATGCTGGGTATACCGGGCGTGAAGACGGTACGCAGCACGTCTATGTTCGGCTTCAGCAGTATTTACATCATATTCGAAGAGGACATCGAATTTTACTGGAGCCGCTCGCGTATCCTGGAAAAGATCAATGCCCTGCCCCCGGGGGTGCTACCGGACGGTGTGCAGCCTGTGCTGGGGCCGGACGCAACGGCACTGGGGCAGATATTCTGGTACACGCTGGAGGGCCGCGATGAGGAGGGCAACCCGACGGGCGGCTGGGACCTGCAGGAGCTGCGCTCCATACAGGACTATTACGTGCGCTACGCCCTCAACTCCGCGGGTGGGGTAAGTGAGGTAGCGAGCATTGGCGGCTATGTGCAGGAGTACCAGGTGGATGTGGACCCGGACAAGCTGCAGGCGTATGACATTACGCTGGACCAGGTGGTGGCCAGTGTGCGCGGCAGTAACCTGGATGTGGGCGCTAAGACGATAGAGGTGAATAACGTGGAGTACTTCATCCGCGGGCTGGGCTATGTGAAGAACCTGGAAGACCTGGAGCAGTCCGTGGTGGCGGTAAGTAATAATACGCCTGTGAAGGTGGCCGATGTGGCGCGGGTGATGATGGGCCCGGCAGCCCGGCGCGGTATACTGGATAAAGGCGGTGCTGAGGTAGTAGGCGGCGTGGTGGTGGCCCGTGAGGGGGCTAACCCGCTGGAGGCTATCAATAATGTAAAGGCGAAAATAGAAGAAATAGCCGGCGGCCTGCCCACGCGGGTGCTGGATGACGGCACCGTGTCTAAGGTAACGGTGGTGCCCTTTTATGACCGCACGACGCTGATAAAGGAAACGCTGGGCACGCTGGAAGAGGCGCTGACGCTGGAGATACTCATTACCATTATTGTGGTCATCATCATGGTGGTCAATCTGCGCGCTTCGGTGCTCATCAGCGGCCTGCTGCCGGTGGCGGTGCTTATGTGCTTTATCGCCATGCGCTACTTTGGGGTGGATGCGAATATTGTGGCCCTGTCCGGCATCGCGATTGCCATAGGGACCATGGTGGATATGGGGATCATCCTTACGGAAAATATCCTGCGGCATAAGGAGCAGGAGCGAAACGATGAGTCCGGCACGCCCTACGCCCCTGTCACGCTGGTGTACCGCGCCGCCACTGAGGTGGCTCCCGCCATCCTCACCGCCATTGCCACTACCATCATCAGTTTTATCCCGGTATTTGTGCTAGAGGCGGCTGAAGGTAAGCTCTTCCGTCCCCTGGCCTGGACCAAGACCTTTGCGCTGGTGGCAGCGGTACTGGTGACCCTGGTATTTATTCCCGCCTTTGCGCAGTGGTTATTTTTCTCAAAAAGTAAAAAGAAAAACGCCAGCCTGCTGCTGAACGCTATCCTGGCAGCAGGCGGCATGGTGCTGCTCTTTATGGGCTTCGTATGGGCGGGGCTAGTGCTCATTGCTATAGGTGGGTGGAACATTTATACCTTGTATGACCGCCGGTTGGAAAGCTATCGCCCGCTGGGCCGTACCATCATTGTGGTAATTGCCGTGTCCATATTACTGTGCTACGAGTGGCTGCCCCTTGGGCCTTCCGTGCCTTTCATTATCAACTTTATCCTGATGGCGGTGGCCATAGGTGCCTTGCTCGGCCTGTTTTATGCTGTTATTTACTTTTACAGGCCCATGTTGATGTGGTGCCTGCGGAATAAGGCTCTCTTTCTCAGTATCCCTACCTTCCTGATCATTTGGGGCGCCATGATCTGGCTCGGTTTCAATACCCTGTTCGGGTTTATTGCCAAGGGCTTTGATGTGGTAGGGGTCAATATCCGTACCTCCGGCCCGTGGTCGGCTATGGTGCATACCTTTCCCGGTATAGGCGAGGAGTTTATGCCCAGCCTGGATGAGGGGGCCTTTCTGCTTATGCCTACCTCCATGCCGCACTCGGGTGTCGAGTATAATAAAGAGACGCTCCGCTACCTGGATATGGCTGTGGCCTCTATCCCGGAAGTGGAGGAGGTAGTGGGTAAGCTGGGGCGCGTGAATAGTGCGCTGGATCCTGCCCCTATCAGCATGTTTGAGAACGTGATCATCTACAAGGCAGAGTACGCCATGGATGAGGACGGCCACCGGATGCGCTTCCGTACAGATGACGAGGGGCGGTTTATGCTGAAAGACAGCACCTATTATGACCCGTCAGAAGGTTTCCAGGTCGTGGACTCGGAGAATCTGATACCCGACAGCGGCGGGGAGTACCTGCGGCAGTGGCGGGATGGCATTCAAAGCCCGGACGACATCTGGGATGAGATCGTCATGGCGACTAAGGTGCCGGGGGTGACCTCAGCCCCTAAACTGCAGCCAATAGAAACCCGCCTGGTGATGCTGCAAACGGGTATGCGGGCGCCT
It contains:
- a CDS encoding efflux RND transporter permease subunit codes for the protein MLNSFIRFFLHNKLVTVIILVALTGWGLSTAPFTWPLEWLPRDPVPVDAIPNIGENQQIVFTEWPGRSPQDVDDQITYPLTTAMLGIPGVKTVRSTSMFGFSSIYIIFEEDIEFYWSRSRILEKINALPPGVLPDGVQPVLGPDATALGQIFWYTLEGRDEEGNPTGGWDLQELRSIQDYYVRYALNSAGGVSEVASIGGYVQEYQVDVDPDKLQAYDITLDQVVASVRGSNLDVGAKTIEVNNVEYFIRGLGYVKNLEDLEQSVVAVSNNTPVKVADVARVMMGPAARRGILDKGGAEVVGGVVVAREGANPLEAINNVKAKIEEIAGGLPTRVLDDGTVSKVTVVPFYDRTTLIKETLGTLEEALTLEILITIIVVIIMVVNLRASVLISGLLPVAVLMCFIAMRYFGVDANIVALSGIAIAIGTMVDMGIILTENILRHKEQERNDESGTPYAPVTLVYRAATEVAPAILTAIATTIISFIPVFVLEAAEGKLFRPLAWTKTFALVAAVLVTLVFIPAFAQWLFFSKSKKKNASLLLNAILAAGGMVLLFMGFVWAGLVLIAIGGWNIYTLYDRRLESYRPLGRTIIVVIAVSILLCYEWLPLGPSVPFIINFILMAVAIGALLGLFYAVIYFYRPMLMWCLRNKALFLSIPTFLIIWGAMIWLGFNTLFGFIAKGFDVVGVNIRTSGPWSAMVHTFPGIGEEFMPSLDEGAFLLMPTSMPHSGVEYNKETLRYLDMAVASIPEVEEVVGKLGRVNSALDPAPISMFENVIIYKAEYAMDEDGHRMRFRTDDEGRFMLKDSTYYDPSEGFQVVDSENLIPDSGGEYLRQWRDGIQSPDDIWDEIVMATKVPGVTSAPKLQPIETRLVMLQTGMRAPMGLKIKGPDLRTIETFGFELEKVLMNVPSIKKETVFAERMVGKPYLTLEIDRQAIARYGLTVQQLQKHIEVAVGGMALTSTVEGRERYPVRVRYPRELRDNPESLREILIPTPTGAEVPLGDLVTMNYVKGPQMIRSEDTFLIGYVLFDRQQEFAEVSVVEDARRAIQARIADGRLKVPEGVSFEFAGSYENQVRAEKRLSIIVPLVLALIFLLLYLQFRSVAVTGMVFSGIAVAFAGGFIMLWFYGQPWFADFSLAGQNMRDLFQMGTVNLSVAVWVGFIALFGIATDDGVVMATYLQQVNGDREPEGRKEVHEAVAEAGSRRIRPCLMTTATTLLALLPVLTSTGRGSDIMVPMAIPSFGGMAIELITLFVVPVLYAMYMERKVKKSKWGAEAFKSEEK